The following proteins are co-located in the Dyadobacter chenwenxiniae genome:
- a CDS encoding TonB-dependent receptor plug domain-containing protein codes for MQKIALLVLVMLYAGHTQAQNTTDTTSVYETDKTQEMEEVVISSTRSSRTIKDIPTRVEFIAGEELDEKANMKPGDIRMVLSESTGIQVQTTSATSANASIRIQGLDGRYTQILKDGFPLYSGASSGLGLLQIPPLDLKQVEVIKGAASTLYGGGAIAGLVNLISKTPKDEQELKFHLNGTSAGGFDVNGFYSKKFGKTGATIFAAHNRNAAYDPAGIDLSAIPKFERFTFNPRFFVYPNSNTTISLGVNTAFENRIGGDMHFIKNKNETGHSYFEKNKTQRMSTQFLFDHIFGNHEHFIVKNSVSYFNRKLTTPGYAFDGTQYSTFTEASYANHGDKLEWIAGANLWTDQFKEKPLAIGQKRDYNLNTLGAFAQNTWKAAEWLHIETGLRADYVMDYGMAFLPRISALLKLSPTFTSRIGGGMGYKAPTIFTEESERIQYQGVSGIDKDKNRLEHSYGGNWDVNYQTRLFNDQLNFSINQLFFYTYITKPLILKPTGNAGYQFENISGHIDTRGSETNLKLGYSDFKLFLGYTYTDARIRENGRHQQNFLTPKHRINSVLFYEVEEKWKAGLEAYYFSKQQLSDGKTGQEYVILGFMVERLWERFSIYINFENFLDARQTRFDNIYTGSISTPTFRDIYAPLDGFVFNGGIKINL; via the coding sequence ATGCAAAAAATAGCTTTGCTTGTGCTGGTTATGCTATATGCTGGCCACACGCAAGCACAAAATACGACCGATACAACGTCTGTTTACGAAACAGATAAAACCCAGGAAATGGAAGAAGTCGTCATTTCTTCCACCCGCAGCTCACGAACGATCAAAGACATTCCTACCCGCGTTGAATTCATTGCCGGCGAGGAACTTGATGAAAAAGCGAACATGAAACCGGGCGACATCCGCATGGTTTTGAGCGAGAGCACGGGAATCCAGGTGCAAACCACTTCCGCTACGAGCGCCAATGCAAGCATACGTATACAAGGCCTCGATGGCCGTTACACGCAGATTTTGAAAGACGGTTTTCCGCTTTATTCCGGCGCGTCCAGCGGATTAGGGCTGCTGCAAATCCCCCCGCTAGACCTTAAACAAGTGGAAGTGATCAAAGGCGCAGCCTCAACATTGTACGGAGGCGGTGCCATCGCGGGCCTTGTCAATCTGATCTCGAAAACACCTAAGGATGAGCAGGAACTGAAATTTCACTTGAACGGAACGAGCGCCGGCGGCTTCGATGTAAATGGCTTTTATTCCAAAAAATTCGGAAAAACCGGTGCCACGATCTTCGCTGCGCATAACCGCAATGCTGCCTACGATCCGGCTGGAATTGACCTTTCCGCTATTCCGAAATTCGAGCGCTTTACGTTTAATCCGCGTTTTTTTGTGTATCCTAATTCGAATACGACGATCAGCCTGGGAGTGAACACGGCTTTCGAAAACCGCATCGGCGGGGATATGCATTTTATCAAAAACAAAAATGAAACCGGCCACAGCTATTTCGAAAAAAACAAAACACAGCGCATGAGCACGCAGTTTTTGTTCGACCATATCTTTGGAAACCATGAGCATTTTATTGTTAAAAACAGCGTGAGCTATTTCAACAGAAAGCTTACGACACCTGGATACGCATTTGACGGGACCCAATATTCGACTTTCACCGAGGCATCATACGCCAATCATGGCGACAAGCTGGAATGGATAGCGGGCGCGAATTTATGGACGGACCAGTTTAAGGAAAAACCGCTTGCCATCGGTCAGAAACGCGATTACAACCTCAACACATTAGGCGCATTTGCCCAAAATACCTGGAAAGCGGCCGAATGGCTGCATATAGAAACGGGTTTGCGGGCGGATTATGTGATGGATTATGGCATGGCATTTCTTCCCAGGATCTCGGCACTATTGAAACTCTCCCCCACTTTTACGTCCCGTATCGGAGGAGGAATGGGTTATAAGGCTCCGACTATCTTCACCGAGGAAAGTGAACGCATTCAATATCAGGGGGTTTCGGGAATTGATAAAGACAAAAACCGCCTTGAACACAGTTACGGCGGGAACTGGGATGTAAATTACCAGACGAGGCTTTTCAATGATCAGTTGAATTTCAGTATCAACCAGTTGTTTTTTTACACATACATTACCAAGCCGCTGATCCTCAAACCCACCGGTAATGCAGGTTATCAGTTTGAAAACATAAGCGGCCACATTGACACCCGCGGATCGGAAACGAATTTGAAACTGGGTTACAGCGATTTCAAACTGTTCCTGGGTTACACCTATACGGACGCGCGGATACGTGAAAACGGTCGCCATCAGCAGAATTTCCTGACCCCCAAACACAGGATCAATTCAGTGTTGTTTTATGAAGTGGAGGAAAAATGGAAAGCGGGTTTAGAAGCATATTATTTCAGCAAGCAGCAGTTGAGCGACGGTAAAACCGGCCAGGAATATGTGATCCTGGGCTTCATGGTCGAGCGGCTTTGGGAGCGGTTTTCTATTTATATCAATTTTGAAAATTTCCTTGACGCACGCCAAACCCGTTTTGACAACATTTATACCGGCAGCATTTCAACCCCAACATTCAGAGACATTTATGCACCGTTGGATGGTTTTGTCTTCAATGGCGGAATAAAAATCAATTTGTAA
- a CDS encoding YceI family protein, protein MFRKYKLLALIAISILSSFTFLFIADWEISKGYTIHFDGKYAKGSFSDLSGLITFDPENPGAAAFDVSVKVASIETGNDLKNKHAKSDKWFDAEHFPEIRFTSSKVTRIDSAYMVIGMLELRGIKKEIAIPFTFRPEGGGSHFYGKFKVNRGDFGIGKTNGKDSDSTLVEVSVPVMSKN, encoded by the coding sequence ATGTTTCGGAAATACAAGCTCCTTGCGTTAATCGCGATCTCTATATTAAGCTCATTTACATTCCTTTTTATTGCCGATTGGGAAATTAGCAAAGGTTACACCATTCATTTTGATGGGAAATATGCAAAAGGATCTTTCTCCGACCTCAGCGGATTAATCACCTTTGACCCTGAAAACCCCGGTGCAGCGGCGTTTGATGTATCAGTAAAAGTGGCCTCCATTGAAACGGGGAATGATCTAAAAAACAAACACGCAAAAAGTGATAAGTGGTTTGATGCTGAGCACTTTCCGGAAATACGTTTCACCTCGTCCAAGGTGACCAGGATCGACTCCGCCTATATGGTGATAGGAATGTTGGAGCTCCGGGGAATCAAAAAAGAAATTGCAATTCCGTTCACATTCAGGCCGGAAGGAGGCGGGTCGCACTTTTATGGGAAATTTAAAGTCAACCGGGGGGATTTCGGGATTGGTAAAACCAATGGTAAGGACTCAGATTCTACACTGGTTGAGGTGTCCGTGCCTGTGATGTCAAAAAACTGA
- a CDS encoding pyridoxamine 5'-phosphate oxidase family protein, which yields MSTPPSYLTPSRLAKRSTQDFEVICSILDEALFCTVSYSVNNRPFSIPTAFVRYEDKIYIHGSVGSHFIREIENGIPVCITVMLTDALVVAKSAFSHSVNYRSVVIFSNAEKVEDTETKRAAFEWLTNKIVPNSWDYLRSMKDSEVKKTTALAFSLEEACAKTRSGMPKDEEEDLELPIWSGLIPIQTKYLAPVPDELSQHIPLPKHLA from the coding sequence ATGAGCACTCCCCCATCCTATCTTACGCCAAGCAGACTAGCCAAAAGGTCAACACAGGACTTCGAGGTTATTTGTTCCATTCTGGACGAAGCATTGTTTTGCACGGTAAGCTATTCAGTCAACAATCGGCCATTTTCCATCCCAACCGCATTTGTGCGTTACGAAGACAAGATATACATCCACGGCTCCGTAGGCAGTCATTTTATCAGGGAAATTGAAAATGGCATTCCGGTTTGCATCACCGTTATGCTTACTGACGCGCTGGTTGTTGCCAAATCCGCATTTAGTCATTCGGTTAATTACCGGTCGGTAGTTATATTTTCAAATGCCGAAAAAGTTGAGGATACGGAAACAAAAAGGGCTGCCTTTGAATGGCTTACCAATAAAATCGTCCCAAACAGCTGGGATTATCTGCGTTCAATGAAAGACAGTGAAGTAAAAAAAACCACTGCATTAGCATTTTCTTTGGAAGAGGCCTGCGCTAAAACGCGGTCGGGAATGCCTAAGGATGAAGAAGAGGATCTGGAATTGCCGATCTGGTCAGGCCTCATTCCTATTCAGACCAAATATCTTGCTCCTGTTCCCGATGAATTGAGCCAGCATATTCCTTTGCCAAAACATTTGGCATAA
- a CDS encoding helix-turn-helix domain-containing protein: MVSIGKRIKQGREKLGLSQEQLAVIMAKKGKGTISNWETNKNEPSIAEFKKLAELFSTTAAYLIGEAPQFEEPQENYVMVRKDDLIELQKKALERESEKNKELLDLLEQSKKSGEENEA; encoded by the coding sequence ATGGTGAGTATTGGCAAAAGAATTAAGCAGGGTCGCGAAAAACTAGGTTTGAGTCAGGAGCAGCTCGCAGTGATTATGGCCAAAAAAGGAAAAGGCACTATCTCGAATTGGGAAACAAACAAGAATGAACCCTCCATTGCTGAGTTCAAGAAATTGGCAGAACTATTCAGCACAACCGCTGCCTACCTGATCGGCGAAGCACCGCAGTTTGAAGAGCCGCAGGAAAATTACGTGATGGTTAGAAAAGACGACCTGATCGAACTTCAGAAAAAAGCTTTGGAAAGAGAATCAGAAAAAAATAAGGAGTTGCTCGACTTATTGGAGCAATCGAAAAAATCGGGCGAAGAAAACGAGGCTTAA
- a CDS encoding MFS transporter, with product MLNKIIESYRVSFSGLSRETWLLSVVILVNRCGYMAVPFMSMYITQSLHRSIADAGLIITLFGAGSVLGGMAGGYLTDIWGFRPVQIVCLVISGLLFVLFGMVTSFTGLCILIVVLSFFVEAFKPANSTAVAAYSSPGNLTRSYALNRLAMNIGFGFGTSVGGILAAINYSLLFWVDGVVYILAGLLIVLLLPKAKMVSRSGHAHAAEIVGQSPWKDALFVRFLVVVMLYMICFILLFRLVPVYWKEEMHIGESTIGILLGMNGIIIALFEMVLIQNLGNRRPDSYYMVAGTVFSALAFSMLVVPVIAPVILAAAAVILFTIGEMLALPYISTFVMSRASEFNRGKYSAAYSVSQSVAQIIAPAAGGYIAAHWGYNVLWVTLVILSFSCALGFRMLFQGKMRLG from the coding sequence ATGTTGAACAAGATCATTGAGAGCTATCGCGTCTCATTCAGTGGATTAAGCAGAGAAACGTGGTTGCTTAGCGTCGTCATTCTGGTAAACCGGTGTGGCTATATGGCGGTTCCTTTTATGAGTATGTACATTACGCAGAGCCTCCACAGAAGCATAGCGGACGCAGGTTTGATCATCACATTGTTTGGGGCCGGATCTGTCCTGGGCGGCATGGCGGGCGGTTACCTAACAGATATCTGGGGTTTCCGGCCGGTTCAAATCGTCTGCCTCGTCATAAGCGGACTGCTATTTGTTCTCTTTGGAATGGTTACCAGCTTTACCGGACTATGCATCCTCATTGTGGTGCTCAGTTTTTTTGTGGAGGCTTTCAAACCTGCCAATAGCACCGCCGTTGCGGCTTATTCTTCGCCCGGAAATCTCACGCGCTCCTATGCATTAAACCGCCTGGCAATGAACATTGGCTTTGGTTTTGGCACTTCGGTCGGCGGAATTCTCGCTGCGATCAATTACAGCTTATTGTTTTGGGTCGATGGCGTCGTTTATATCCTTGCAGGACTTTTAATTGTGCTGTTGCTTCCGAAAGCGAAAATGGTCAGCCGTTCCGGTCATGCACATGCGGCCGAAATCGTGGGCCAATCACCATGGAAGGACGCTTTGTTTGTCCGGTTCTTGGTGGTCGTCATGCTGTACATGATTTGTTTTATACTGCTCTTCCGGCTTGTTCCGGTTTATTGGAAAGAGGAAATGCACATCGGAGAGTCTACAATCGGAATTCTGCTTGGTATGAACGGGATTATCATTGCCTTGTTCGAAATGGTCCTCATTCAGAACCTGGGAAACCGCCGGCCCGATTCTTACTATATGGTAGCAGGAACCGTTTTCAGTGCGTTGGCTTTCAGCATGTTGGTTGTGCCGGTGATAGCGCCGGTTATTCTTGCGGCCGCTGCTGTGATCTTGTTCACGATTGGTGAAATGCTTGCGCTCCCTTATATCAGCACATTCGTGATGAGCAGGGCGTCCGAATTTAACAGGGGCAAATATTCGGCTGCGTACTCGGTTTCACAGTCCGTTGCGCAGATCATCGCGCCTGCCGCTGGTGGCTATATTGCAGCACATTGGGGTTACAACGTGCTGTGGGTCACGCTGGTAATCCTGAGTTTTTCGTGTGCGCTCGGTTTCAGAATGCTTTTCCAGGGGAAGATGAGGCTGGGTTAA
- a CDS encoding DUF6660 family protein, producing MKFLAVILSAYMLLLALLPCGDEVECMDDERYEAAFNNNAQQDHENHSEICSPFCICACCGQVLNVLTTPHFALKPHFTVAMRVGFHKDPYFEIIPLAIWQPPKLV from the coding sequence TTGAAGTTTCTGGCCGTCATATTGTCTGCTTACATGCTCCTGCTGGCGCTGCTTCCCTGCGGCGACGAGGTGGAATGTATGGATGATGAACGCTACGAAGCGGCATTCAATAATAACGCGCAGCAGGATCACGAAAACCATTCCGAAATCTGCTCTCCATTTTGCATTTGCGCGTGCTGCGGCCAGGTTTTGAATGTACTGACCACACCGCATTTTGCGCTGAAACCGCATTTTACGGTCGCAATGCGCGTGGGTTTTCACAAAGATCCCTATTTCGAAATCATCCCGCTGGCCATCTGGCAGCCGCCCAAGCTGGTTTAA
- the pdxR gene encoding MocR-like pyridoxine biosynthesis transcription factor PdxR, whose translation MVQVLSTLLLVDKKSKQPVYLQIANQLMALIRTGTLQTGYRLLSTRQLALLLKVHRRTVVQAYDELLAQGWLESHTGNGTFVAKHLPEIQLSNKHIGTEKAIVPAEKAGFKFVQQPHLDRAFLRSSTRLHLDDGFPDPRLAPLDDLSRAYRSQLLGGNPYSRLGYGDTKGSVWLRQELSAYLNETRGMKTMPENILIVRGVIMGLYLVSTALLQPGDNVVVDAPGWFGANMNFIQAGANPIRVPVDEHGVDVAALEQICQKQTIRMVYVTSHHHYPTTVALRADRRLNLLKLAEQYGFIIFEDDYDYDFHYLSKPLMPLAGADPTGMVMYCGSFTKTISPAFRVGYLVGPGDVITYLAKLRRIIDRQGDQMLENAIAELLHTGVIQRHLRKSVRIYKQRRDLFCDLLRSRLGNYVKFQIPDGGMAVWTQFDPDINLVKLADSALQKDLYMSNGTSGIPPGNSFAEPPNNAVRLGFASSNAEELEESVEIIRNLLGNL comes from the coding sequence ATGGTTCAGGTGCTCTCTACTTTACTGCTTGTAGACAAGAAAAGCAAACAGCCCGTATATCTCCAAATTGCCAATCAACTCATGGCGCTGATTCGTACGGGAACATTGCAAACTGGTTATAGATTGCTTAGTACAAGGCAATTAGCATTGTTATTGAAAGTGCATAGGCGTACAGTTGTGCAAGCTTATGATGAGCTGCTGGCACAGGGTTGGCTGGAAAGCCACACGGGCAATGGCACATTCGTAGCCAAACATTTGCCTGAAATTCAATTGTCCAACAAGCATATCGGAACAGAAAAGGCCATTGTGCCTGCTGAAAAGGCAGGCTTCAAGTTTGTTCAGCAGCCGCATCTCGACCGGGCGTTTCTCCGGAGCAGCACACGTCTGCATTTAGACGATGGCTTCCCGGATCCGCGTCTTGCGCCTCTGGACGATTTGTCCCGGGCTTATCGCAGCCAGTTGCTGGGCGGAAATCCGTATTCCCGGTTGGGTTATGGTGACACAAAAGGATCTGTGTGGCTGCGGCAAGAATTATCGGCATATCTGAATGAAACCCGCGGCATGAAAACAATGCCGGAAAATATCCTGATCGTTCGCGGCGTCATTATGGGCTTGTATCTGGTTAGTACGGCCTTATTGCAACCGGGCGACAATGTGGTGGTAGACGCGCCAGGCTGGTTTGGTGCAAATATGAATTTCATTCAGGCAGGGGCGAACCCTATCCGTGTGCCGGTGGATGAGCATGGGGTTGATGTGGCTGCTTTGGAACAAATATGTCAAAAACAGACAATCAGGATGGTTTACGTCACCTCACATCATCATTATCCCACTACGGTTGCGCTTCGGGCAGACCGGCGTCTTAACCTTTTGAAATTGGCGGAGCAGTATGGATTTATCATTTTTGAGGATGATTATGACTACGATTTTCACTATTTAAGTAAACCGCTGATGCCCCTCGCCGGTGCGGATCCCACTGGAATGGTTATGTATTGCGGGTCTTTTACCAAAACCATTTCACCGGCGTTCCGGGTGGGTTATCTTGTAGGGCCAGGTGATGTGATCACTTATCTGGCCAAACTAAGGCGGATTATTGACCGGCAGGGAGACCAAATGCTGGAAAATGCGATCGCCGAATTACTGCACACCGGCGTCATTCAAAGGCATCTGCGGAAGTCGGTCCGGATTTATAAACAGCGGAGAGACTTATTTTGCGATTTGTTGAGAAGTCGACTTGGCAATTATGTGAAATTTCAAATCCCTGATGGCGGCATGGCGGTTTGGACCCAATTTGATCCCGATATTAATCTGGTCAAATTGGCCGACAGTGCTTTGCAAAAAGACCTTTATATGTCTAACGGAACTTCCGGAATCCCTCCCGGCAACAGCTTCGCAGAGCCGCCTAATAATGCCGTCAGACTCGGTTTTGCATCTTCAAATGCAGAGGAATTGGAGGAAAGTGTTGAGATAATCAGGAATTTATTGGGAAATTTGTAA
- a CDS encoding FG-GAP-like repeat-containing protein: MKQLYRRGMYAILLMLFVAAYVVKMQELSSGKPIPAGPAPHKTKPIQAKPGAVHDSTMNSIQRGLARREYNISLDPEKNVLQSPNRKQGLRAYYKPGVLTMRNRVDSAGHDFSLKLVNTGIFADGRQILSAQPNATTESVDNRLLIKHKGFTEEFVNNEEGVRQNFIISSAPVNTKELQVRVSVNGLKVNDLKNNALQFYAENKKGKLTNSLIYKDIKCWDADGKILPATLRYEDGLVMLSANVQNAAYPVTIDPIVVNGNPTNAKAIVEGNQIGAQAGYAVSSAGDVNGDGYSDVLVGAPFFDSGETNEGVVFVYHGSASGLSANAVVTLQSNQNEAQFGTSVSSAGDLNKDGYSDVIIGAPFYTKGETKEGAAMVYYGSALGLNSAATILESNQSNAKFGRAVEGLGDVNDDGFSDVIVGAPLYDKGQIDEGAVFIYHGSAVGINLLAANMLESNQVKAQYGYVSAGAGDVNGDGYNDVLVGAYAYDKGHDNEGAVFVHLGSAVGINNNASVVLEGNQINAQYGWSAATAGDVNGDGYSDIMVGSYLYDYGQTNEGAVFVYHGSAQGIKASAAIRLESNQPEAKQGIAVACAGDVNGDGYSDVMIGIWQYDKVESNEGAVVLHHGSPSGLISSPASTLESNQADAGLGWSVKSAGDVNGDGYSDIVTGANTYDKGQVDEGAAFVWLGMADGVSAAPVVTLEGNQEGAQFGFSVASAGDVNGDGYGDIIIGAKYYDNGTPTEGAAFIYYGSKIGLNQNTPAILESNDWGAYMGWSVSGGGDVNGDGFSDVVVGAPAYSGNGNAPGAAFIYHGSAAGIIGAPASILTPLKSGYFGASVSDAGDLNGDGFSDVVVGAFGQNNKGAFSVFYGSSLGINPNTEMNVEGNQAFAEFGWKVSKAGDVNGDGYADLIIGAHFLSNGESKEGQVLIYHGSSSGILKVPNNILEINEANACFGADVSNAGDINGDGFGDILAGSSGYSTGNKMISAAVRIYYGSASGILAASVVKLEGSSGGPILSHPVASAGDVNGDGYSDIALGANYKISATYVGNIFLYLGSNLGITSSLPSQIISCPSPELTSVFGHSIASAGDVNGDGFADLLVGVPYENSGSKANGEAFIFQGNGTIGLQNNLRLYNSNLITIITQSQKAQNNFGAGLYAKSFLGRNKGKLVWETKAKGEGFSKASNNMITNSTQSTSSQSGYVDLGLSGKELKNLIDKQGPSTKVRVRVKYDRTLALTGQLYGPWRYLPSYLVGNSIAPAPEDVVDDMSETVKRKVEESLAGKAGELIYVYPNPASDRLVLKSDGADRIKNVQMLTVEGRSVYRSSTPVSEIDVRNVAAGNYILLITHLDGSTSTRKVVIEK, translated from the coding sequence ATGAAACAGCTTTACAGGAGAGGGATGTATGCCATTTTATTAATGCTGTTCGTTGCCGCCTATGTGGTGAAAATGCAGGAGCTATCGTCAGGCAAACCGATCCCTGCTGGCCCCGCTCCACACAAAACAAAGCCCATACAAGCTAAGCCAGGTGCGGTCCACGACAGCACGATGAACAGCATCCAGCGAGGCCTGGCCAGGCGGGAATATAACATTTCCTTAGATCCAGAAAAAAACGTCTTGCAAAGCCCCAACCGCAAGCAGGGCCTGCGTGCTTACTACAAGCCGGGCGTACTGACAATGAGAAACCGCGTTGACTCGGCAGGGCATGACTTTTCTTTAAAACTGGTCAACACAGGCATTTTCGCGGATGGCAGGCAGATCCTCTCGGCCCAGCCAAATGCAACAACCGAAAGCGTGGACAACAGGCTGCTAATCAAACACAAAGGTTTTACAGAAGAATTTGTCAACAACGAAGAAGGCGTCCGCCAGAACTTCATCATTAGCTCCGCACCGGTTAACACGAAGGAATTACAAGTCAGGGTATCAGTCAATGGTTTGAAGGTTAATGATCTGAAAAATAATGCGTTGCAATTTTATGCTGAAAACAAGAAAGGCAAATTAACCAACAGCCTGATTTATAAAGACATTAAGTGCTGGGATGCAGACGGAAAAATACTGCCCGCAACATTGCGCTATGAAGATGGCCTTGTAATGCTAAGTGCTAACGTTCAAAACGCCGCTTACCCGGTGACCATTGATCCCATTGTCGTAAACGGAAACCCAACCAATGCCAAAGCGATAGTAGAGGGCAACCAGATAGGTGCTCAGGCGGGTTATGCAGTATCTTCGGCGGGAGATGTGAATGGTGATGGTTATAGCGATGTGCTGGTAGGAGCTCCTTTCTTCGACAGCGGGGAGACTAATGAGGGGGTTGTGTTTGTATACCATGGTTCGGCCTCGGGACTGAGCGCCAATGCGGTGGTAACCTTGCAAAGCAACCAGAACGAAGCCCAGTTCGGCACCAGCGTCTCTTCCGCTGGTGATCTCAATAAAGATGGATATAGTGATGTAATTATCGGCGCTCCATTTTACACAAAAGGTGAGACCAAAGAGGGCGCAGCGATGGTGTACTATGGTTCTGCATTGGGTTTGAATAGCGCAGCGACAATCCTGGAAAGCAATCAGTCCAATGCGAAATTTGGCAGGGCCGTTGAGGGCCTGGGCGATGTAAATGACGACGGGTTCAGCGATGTCATTGTTGGTGCCCCTTTGTATGACAAAGGTCAGATAGACGAGGGTGCAGTTTTTATATATCATGGCTCAGCGGTTGGCATTAACCTGCTGGCCGCCAACATGCTCGAGAGTAACCAGGTAAAAGCACAATATGGTTATGTTTCCGCAGGAGCTGGCGATGTAAATGGGGACGGCTACAATGATGTACTCGTGGGAGCATATGCCTACGACAAAGGCCATGACAACGAAGGCGCGGTGTTTGTGCATCTGGGCTCTGCCGTTGGCATTAACAACAATGCCTCCGTGGTATTGGAAGGCAATCAAATCAATGCCCAATATGGCTGGTCTGCCGCAACAGCCGGTGATGTGAATGGTGATGGCTATTCCGACATCATGGTTGGGAGCTATTTATACGACTATGGGCAAACAAACGAAGGCGCCGTATTTGTCTATCACGGATCAGCACAAGGCATCAAAGCAAGTGCCGCCATCAGGCTTGAAAGCAATCAACCCGAAGCAAAACAGGGCATCGCCGTGGCATGCGCAGGTGATGTCAACGGCGACGGTTACAGCGACGTAATGATCGGCATCTGGCAATATGACAAAGTTGAAAGCAACGAAGGAGCAGTAGTACTGCACCACGGCTCACCCAGCGGCCTGATATCGTCGCCCGCATCAACCCTTGAAAGCAACCAGGCCGATGCGGGTTTGGGTTGGTCTGTAAAAAGCGCCGGTGATGTGAACGGGGATGGGTATAGCGATATCGTCACGGGCGCGAATACTTATGACAAAGGGCAAGTGGATGAGGGTGCGGCGTTTGTTTGGTTGGGGATGGCGGATGGGGTTTCGGCAGCACCGGTCGTTACTTTGGAGGGGAACCAAGAAGGTGCACAATTTGGATTTTCGGTTGCTAGCGCAGGTGATGTGAATGGAGACGGTTATGGTGATATTATTATCGGAGCGAAATATTACGACAATGGCACTCCGACAGAGGGAGCTGCATTTATATATTATGGCTCGAAAATAGGGCTCAATCAAAATACGCCAGCGATACTCGAAAGTAACGATTGGGGAGCGTATATGGGCTGGTCCGTTTCAGGTGGAGGTGATGTGAATGGTGATGGCTTTAGTGACGTAGTTGTTGGAGCCCCAGCTTACTCCGGTAATGGGAATGCGCCGGGAGCAGCTTTCATTTATCATGGCTCCGCTGCTGGCATAATAGGTGCTCCTGCTTCGATTCTTACTCCTTTAAAAAGCGGTTATTTTGGCGCATCAGTTTCAGATGCGGGGGATTTGAATGGTGATGGATTCAGTGACGTTGTTGTCGGAGCTTTTGGACAAAACAACAAGGGTGCGTTTTCTGTTTTTTACGGTTCCTCACTGGGAATTAACCCGAATACAGAAATGAATGTGGAAGGAAATCAGGCCTTTGCAGAGTTTGGCTGGAAGGTTTCTAAGGCAGGTGATGTCAATGGCGACGGATACGCTGATTTAATAATTGGTGCACATTTTCTGAGCAATGGAGAATCAAAGGAAGGACAAGTTTTGATTTATCACGGGTCATCATCTGGAATCTTAAAGGTTCCAAACAACATATTGGAAATCAATGAAGCTAATGCTTGTTTTGGAGCAGACGTTTCTAATGCTGGTGATATTAACGGAGATGGCTTTGGGGACATTCTGGCCGGATCCTCTGGGTATTCCACTGGTAACAAAATGATAAGTGCGGCAGTTAGAATTTACTATGGATCCGCCAGTGGAATCCTAGCTGCATCTGTTGTTAAGCTTGAAGGAAGTAGCGGTGGACCAATTCTTTCTCATCCCGTAGCTAGCGCTGGTGATGTCAACGGCGACGGATATTCTGACATTGCACTTGGCGCGAATTATAAGATTTCGGCAACTTACGTCGGCAATATTTTCTTATATCTAGGTTCTAATTTAGGAATAACTAGCTCCCTCCCCTCACAGATCATTTCGTGTCCTTCTCCAGAACTGACGAGTGTCTTTGGGCATTCCATTGCAAGTGCGGGAGACGTTAACGGAGACGGCTTTGCGGATTTACTTGTAGGTGTACCATATGAAAATAGCGGCTCAAAGGCTAATGGTGAGGCATTTATATTTCAAGGTAACGGCACGATTGGTCTCCAAAATAACCTACGCCTCTATAATTCTAATCTAATAACCATCATTACACAATCCCAGAAAGCCCAAAACAATTTCGGAGCAGGGCTTTATGCAAAATCATTCCTAGGAAGAAACAAAGGAAAATTGGTTTGGGAAACGAAAGCTAAAGGCGAGGGATTTTCTAAGGCCAGCAACAACATGATCACCAACAGCACGCAATCCACAAGTTCACAGAGCGGTTATGTTGATTTGGGACTTTCGGGAAAAGAGTTGAAAAATTTGATTGATAAGCAAGGACCTTCCACCAAAGTGCGGGTTCGTGTCAAATATGATAGAACACTTGCGTTAACCGGCCAGCTTTATGGCCCGTGGCGTTACTTGCCCTCTTACCTTGTTGGCAATAGCATTGCGCCCGCGCCGGAGGATGTGGTAGACGATATGTCGGAAACGGTGAAGCGGAAGGTGGAAGAATCTTTGGCTGGAAAGGCAGGGGAATTGATTTACGTATATCCTAATCCGGCATCGGATCGCTTGGTGCTGAAATCGGATGGTGCGGATCGGATTAAAAATGTGCAGATGTTGACTGTTGAAGGGCGCTCGGTTTATCGTTCTTCGACGCCAGTTTCTGAGATTGACGTCAGGAATGTGGCGGCCGGGAACTATATTTTATTGATTACGCACCTGGATGGCTCGACGAGTACAAGAAAAGTGGTTATTGAAAAGTAA